The genomic interval AGCGCTTCCTTGCGCGCCGACAGCGGCAGCTTGCGCAGGTCGCGCCCGGCCGCGAACAGGCAGTCGAACAGGAAGAACACCAGATCGCCGGTTTTACCTTCCGACAGCGCAAGCTGCAGCGCGCCGAAATCCGCCGCGCCTTCCGCATTGAGGGCGCAGATCTCGCCGTCGATCAGGCAATCGGGAAGCCTGGCCCCGTCCGCCGCGATCTCGGGAAACCGGTCGGTCCAGTCGAGCCCCTTGCGGGTGCGCAGCACCGCGCGGCCCTTCTCGACCCGCATCTGCAGGCGATAACCGTCGAACTTGACCTCATGCACCCAGTTCTCGGCCGAGGGCGGCGCCTCGACCAGTTGCGCCAGTTGCGGCGCCACGAAATCGGGCATCCGCGTCACGCGCGGCGCTTCGTCGGCCGACTCTTTTTTTTAGCGGGGGGCTTCTTCGCCGTCTTCTTCAGCGCCTTCACGTTCTCGTCGACCGAGCGGTTGGAATTCCACACCTTGGTCGATTTCGCCGCGATCTCGTCCAGCGTGCGGCCGGTCGCCACCGAGGTCACGTCCTTGGCGAGCGCATCGCCCGCCCTGCCGCGCTTGGCCTCGTCGTCGATCTCCTTGATGAGCAGCCAGTTGTGGCGGACCTTGGCGCCCGGCCGGCGCGGATCGTCGCGCATGCGGACCAGCGCCCATTTGCCCTTCATCCGCTCGCCGTCCATGACGAATTTCAGGTGCCCGGCTTTCAGCTCGCCTTCCGGATCGTCGCCCTGCGGGCTCCACGTCCCGCGGTCCCAGAGCTGCACCGTGCCGCCGCCATACTGGCCTTCCGGGATCGTGCCCTCGAAGGTGCCGTATTCGATGGGATGATCCTCGACCTCGACCGCCAGCCGCTTCACCGCCGGATCGAGCGACGGCGTCTTGGTCACCGCCCAGGATTTGTAGACCCCGTCCAGTTCGAGGCGCAGGTCGTAATGCAGCCGCGTCGCGGCATGGCGCTGGATGACGAAGCGCGACTTGCCCTTGCCCTTGGCGACCTTGCCGCGCGGCTCGCGCGTGATCCCGAAATCGCGCTTGGCATAGTAAGTGGATAGTCCGGCCATGAAGCGGAAACTGTCACGGTCCGGTGGAAGTTCCCAGCGCCTTGCCGGCCGCCGCCTGCGCGAAGGGCAGGGCGGTCGCCACGACCTCCTCGACCGGCTCGGCGAAGCCGCGCTCGATCCAGGCCCGGGCGA from Rhizomicrobium sp. carries:
- a CDS encoding DNA polymerase ligase N-terminal domain-containing protein, giving the protein MAGLSTYYAKRDFGITREPRGKVAKGKGKSRFVIQRHAATRLHYDLRLELDGVYKSWAVTKTPSLDPAVKRLAVEVEDHPIEYGTFEGTIPEGQYGGGTVQLWDRGTWSPQGDDPEGELKAGHLKFVMDGERMKGKWALVRMRDDPRRPGAKVRHNWLLIKEIDDEAKRGRAGDALAKDVTSVATGRTLDEIAAKSTKVWNSNRSVDENVKALKKTAKKPPAKKKSRPTKRRA